In the genome of Waddliaceae bacterium, one region contains:
- a CDS encoding NUDIX domain-containing protein, with the protein MKPKFIAAYLVDTSTKEEPLYLLIRRSPKDYLPGIWQTVTGKVEDDENVKDATFREIQEETGIECLELYNVDVTMFYEQHKDSIAFSANFCGYVDSNNPVVLSENEHDKFIWATFEEAKALLAFPSQKESLSFIHSYFVLQKPDSVNRIIPMITT; encoded by the coding sequence ATGAAGCCGAAGTTTATAGCAGCATACCTTGTGGATACTAGCACGAAAGAAGAACCACTATATCTTCTTATAAGGAGATCTCCGAAGGACTATCTTCCTGGTATATGGCAGACGGTGACAGGAAAAGTAGAGGATGACGAAAATGTCAAAGACGCGACGTTTCGTGAGATACAAGAAGAGACAGGGATAGAATGCTTGGAACTTTATAATGTCGATGTAACGATGTTTTATGAGCAACACAAAGACAGCATAGCATTCAGTGCGAATTTCTGCGGCTACGTAGATAGCAATAATCCAGTTGTCCTTTCCGAGAACGAACACGACAAATTTATATGGGCGACATTTGAAGAGGCAAAAGCTTTGTTGGCATTCCCTTCGCAGAAAGAAAGCCTATCCTTTATTCATTCGTATTTTGTTCTTCAAAAGCCAGATTCGGTCAATAGGATTATACCCATGATTACCACCTAA